The genomic stretch GTTTGGCTTTATGGCTCCGCCCACTTCAGAACTGGCACTCCAGCACCCCGACTGGCTAACGCAAAAGCGCAACGGCGAGCAAACCTCTGTCAGTGCGGCAGGGGAAGTCGTCTGGCTGAATCCGTTTCGCCCAGAAGTGCAGCAGTTTATTACCAATCTCGTTCTGGAGGTAATTACCCAATACAACGGGGACGGCATCCAGTTCGACGATCACATGAGCCTGCCCGCCGATTTTGGCTATGACGCCTATACGATCGCTCTTTACCAGAAGGAAACCAAGAAGGCACCGCCGGACAATCCGCAGGACGCCGCCTGGATTCGCTGGCGAGCCGACAAAATTACGGCATTTATGACCCAGCTGCAAAAAGCAGTCAAGGCACGCAACCCGCGGGCAGTTTTTTCTGTGTCGCCCAACTACTACGATTTTGCCTATCGGCTGCACTTGCAGGACTGGCTGGCTTGGGTGCGGCAGGGGCTTGTGGATGAGCTAATTATGCAGGTGTATCGTCCCGATCTTCAGAGCTTTGCGGAGCAGATCAACCGCCCCGAAATTCAGGAAACTCAGCAGAAGATTCCCACGGGTATCGGTATTCTGGCGGGGCTGAGAAATAATCCGGTTCCCATGCGGCTGATCCAGGCACAGACACGGGCAGCCAAGAGCCG from Leptolyngbya ohadii IS1 encodes the following:
- a CDS encoding glycoside hydrolase family 10 protein; its protein translation is MAVRSLLPILTQGFIPQRWRIQLASRFKAVRSLLSGIRWDRYPGQSRRAAGNGARSMVRKVPILLFLASFLTVLLISMPTLATMPSLRSEIRGVWVTGNDTVVLRDRLKVRDAVAQLRRLNFNTVYPVVWNAGYTMYPSRVAQQAGIQDFIYRGLQGQDILADLIAQAHSQGLLVIPWFEFGFMAPPTSELALQHPDWLTQKRNGEQTSVSAAGEVVWLNPFRPEVQQFITNLVLEVITQYNGDGIQFDDHMSLPADFGYDAYTIALYQKETKKAPPDNPQDAAWIRWRADKITAFMTQLQKAVKARNPRAVFSVSPNYYDFAYRLHLQDWLAWVRQGLVDELIMQVYRPDLQSFAEQINRPEIQETQQKIPTGIGILAGLRNNPVPMRLIQAQTRAAKSRGLGVSFFYYESLWDESSEPIAERQSGFQALFPYPALRSAL